The following nucleotide sequence is from Chryseobacterium sp. CY350.
ATCTGCAAAAAGCATCTCCCACAAGGTTTTTGAAAGGTATCCTTTATCGGCAAACAATTTCCCAAACAGTTGCTTGGTCATCTTCTTAATGTGTGTCGGATTTCGATCATCCACATTTCCTTTTGTCACATAAAAAGATAAAAGTTCTCCCTTTTCATTGCATACCAAATGCAGTTTAAAACCGTAGAACCAACCCATTGAGGATTTTCCGCGTTCTGCTAAACCTTTGAAAACTTTATGATTATGTATTCTTTGGTTTCTGTAAACTTTCAAAGTTGTACTATCCATAAAGCTTATTCCTGTGCATTTTCCCAGACATTTTTCTTTTAAAAATAAGGCAAAAACAACAAAACATCTTTGTTGAAGTTCGATAAACCTATTGTAGGAAAGACTGTTTGGAAACAGATCTTTCCAATATCCACAAACTATTTCTTTGTAATAATGCTTAAACGTTTTGTGAGCTCCTAAATGAAAACCGATCATGATTGTGATAATTTCAGAATCAGACATTTTTGAATTTCTGTTCCTTCTCTTCTTGCTATCTCCTAACGCATCAAGCTTTAATTTTTTAATTTGCGCATCAAACTCTTTACAAAAATCATCAATTTGTACAAAAATATTTGTAATTTTGTCTTTCAAATTCATAGCAATAAATCGTTTAAATATTTGAATGTCAGAAACTTAAATATACGAATTATTGCTATTTTTTACAAATTATATTTCATTTTTTATCTCGAACTCAGGTTAAATTATCTGTTTCATCAATCTCTATCTTTGATTGTTTCGATAAAAAATTCCTTAACTTTGAAGTCAATTTTAGAAATAAATGGAGAATTTAGTTCAAGATACTACCGTTCAGAAACCAAAATGGATTCGTGTAAAACTTCCTACCGGGAAAAATTACAGAGAACTTCGAACCTTGGTTGATAAATATAAATTAAATACAATTTGCCAAAGTGGAAGTTGCCCAAATATGGGAGAATGTTGGGGTGAAGGAACCGCTACGTTCATGATTTTGGGAAATATCTGTACCAGAAGTTGTGGATTTTGCGGTGTAAAAACCGGAAAACCGATGGATGTGAATTGGGATGAGCCAGAAAAAGTGGCTCGTTCGATCAAATTAATGAAAATTAAACACGCAGTTTTGACTTCCGTTGACCGTGATGATTTGAAAGATATGGGCTCTATTCTTTGGGGCGAAACCGTAAACGCTGTAAGAAGAATTTCTCCAGGAACAACAATGGAAACGTTGATTCCCGATTTCCAGGGATTGACAAAACATCTCGACAGAATGGTTGATGTTGCTCCTGAAGTGATTTCTCACAATATGGAAACCGTAAAACGTCTGACAAGAGAAGTGAGAATTCAGGCAAAATATGAAAGAAGTCTTGAAGTTTTAAGATATTTAAAAGAAGCCGGACAAAACAGAACAAAAACCGGATTGATGCTTGGTCTTGGAGAAAATAAAGATGAGGTTTTTCAGACCATTGAAGATATCAAAAATGCAAACGTAGATGTCATTACGATGGGACAGTATTTGCAGCCGACTAAAAAACATCTTCCAGTAAAGAAATTTATAACTCCTGAAGAGTTTGATGAATTTGGTGATTTTGCAAGAAGCTTAGGTTTCAGACACGTTGAAAGTTCGCCTTTGGTTAGAAGTTCTTATCACGCAGAAAAACATATCCATTAAAAATATTATCGCTTCTTTTTGGGAGCGATTTTTTTGTAATATATTTTGAAGACATAATTATTATAAATGCGACATCTGATCAATAAAATTACGTGTTAACCACCCCGTCAAAAATTTCTCTGAAATTTTCGTCACCCCTCCAGAGGAGGGGAATTGTTACGCGTCAAATATTAGGATTCGACTTTGTTCAGGTGCTTTTTCTTAAAAGATGTTGGTGTTTCTCCGATGTGATTTTTAAATAACTTATTGAAGTAAGAAAGACTTTCAAAACCAACCTGAAAAGAAACTTCAGAAATACATAAATTCTGCAACAGCAACATTTTTGCCTGATTAATTCTGTAGTTATTAACAAAGTCTGTAAATGTCATATTGGTCTGTTTTTTAAAATATCGGCAAAATGCGGGAGTACTGAGACTTACCATTTCGGCAATTACATTGACGTTTGGATTTTTATCATAATTTTCGTTGATGTAATCGTAGATAGTTCCCATTCTGATTTTGTCGTTTAAAAACCATTTTACACGGGTATCTTCTTTATTCAGTTCTATTACTTCAGTTGATTGAGAAAGGATTTGCAATACTTCCATCAAGGCAATAAGCGATTTGAATGGATTTTTTTCTTTAATTAAATGAAGCTTTCTAGAAACATTTTTTTTTGTTTCTCCATAAAATGATAATCCGAGATAAGAGCGGTCTAAAAGCTTTTTTATATCATCAAATTCAGGAACAGGAAGAATCATTTCATCCAGAAAATTTTCTTTAAGCTGTAAAACGATCTGTTTGTATTCGGTCTTAATTCCATAGTCAAAATTTAGATGTGGCACATTTGAACCTACCAAGAGAAGGTCACTTTCCATAAAGCCGGAAATATCTTTTCCAACATGGCGAATTCCGCTTATTGCTTCTACATAAACCAATTCAATTTCCGGATGGTAATGCCAGAAAAAACGATGTTTCATAGAAGCTTCAAAAATTTTGAAAGATTTATCCTCTTCAAAATCGATGATTTCTTTCTGGATCTTCATAAGGCTCTATTTTGATTGATAATTATTGCAAATTTATTTAAAATTGTCAATACAGAGCAATAATTAATCATTTTAGAACAAATAAAACCCGTTATTTCTATCGAATTTTGCACTTTGAAATTGGATTAAGATGTTTGATAAAAGAATTTTGCCATTGGCAATCGGTGGCTTAGCGATAGGAACTACAGAATTTACGATTATGGGATTGCTTCCCGATATTGCAAAAACGCTGGAGATTACGATTCCGCAAGCAGGTCATTTAATTGCGGCTTATGCGATGGGAGTGGTAATTGGAGCGCCAATTTTGATCGGATATTCGGTGAAGTTTCCTCCAAAAAAAGTGTTGTTGGTTTTGATGGTGATTTTTACCATTTTCAATGCACTTTCGGCCATTGCTCCGGATTATAATTCTATGTTGATAATAAGATTTATGTCTGGTTTACCACACGGAGCATTTTTCGGAGTAGGAACTGTAGTTGCATCACGAATGGCAGGAAAAGGGAAGGAGGCACTGTATATTTCTTTAATGTTTACCGGATTGACGGTTGCCAATTTGGCGATGGTTCCTTTGGTTACGTACATCGGACATGCATTTCACTGGCGTTGGTATTTTGCTATTGTAGGTATACTTGGTCTGGCAACTTTATTGGCTTTAAAACTGTGGCTTCCCGCAATAGATAAAAAGGAAGACAGCCATTTTCTTGAGGAATTAAAATTTTTGAAAGGCAAACAATCTTGGTTGGTGTTAATGATTACAGCAATCGGTTTTGGTGGTTTATTTACCTGGTTCAGTTATATAACTCCTTTGATGACGGTTGTTTCAAAAGTTGAAAACAGTTATATGGCCTACGTAATGATTCTCGCCGGTGGCGGAATGGTGGTTGGGAATCTGGCAGGAGGTTTTCTTTCGGATAAAATGGGTCCGGAAAAGACTTGTGTACTATTGTTATTTTTGATGATGTGTTCTTTGTCCGGGGTATTTTTCCTTTCAGAATATCAAAGTATTTCTCTGATATTAACTTTTATCTGTGGAGCTCTGTCGATGTCGGTTGCCGCACCAATTAATATTATGATGATGAAAGCTGCACCTAAAAGTGAAATGATGGCGGCTGCTTTTATGCAGGCTGCATTTAATATAGCAAATGCGATGGGAGCTTTTCTGGGAGGAATTCCTCTAGAGTACGGTTTGCCTTACAATTACCCATCGCTGGTGGGCGTAGGGATGACAATAATTGGTTTGATCATCAGTATATTTTACTTTTATTTATACCGAGCTTCGAATAACGCTACCCAAAAAGATAATGTAGCAAATTGTATTACCTGTGATCAATAAATGAAAAGAGAAGCTATTGCTTCTCTTTTTTTATACTTCAACTTCGTTACCGTTATGGCACCAAAAAAGGGCGTTATAGAGATTTTCTTTAGGGAAGGATTTAAATTCTCCCGGCATTAGAACACTGAAAATATCAGTGAAATTCTGTACACCTTCTTTATCTGTTACAATGGCTGCTCTGTTCCATTTGGTAATGTTTTTTATTCCTAAAAACACGTCCTGAAGCCACGCTCCCATTGTAAAGTTGCTGAGATCGGTATCAAGATAAAGTAGATAATTGAGTTCATCAAACTCTTCTACCTTTTTCTTCACATAAGGAATCACAAGGTTTTCGAAATCTTCTTTTGTCACATCTCCGGTAGCGTTGAACGCAGCTACGTTTTCTGGCGCGTCATTAATAATTGATATCATATTAAGATTTTTTTGGTTTGGTATTCTGAGATGATCAATAATTAAACCATAAATCAATAAATAACCTTTGAAAGGCTCAATTATTGATGTCGAAGAGAAAACTGATTTGCATGGATTTGAAATCTAACGAACCTTTCTGGCTTTTAAAAAACGGATTGATCTCATCCTATCCTTCCCTGAAAACTGATGAGATATGTGATGTTCTCATCATCGGTGGCGGAATAACTGGCAGTTTAATTGCCCATCAAATGGTAAAAGACGGTTACAAAACGATATTGATCGATAAACGTGAAATATGCAACGGAAGTACCTCAGCGACAACCTCGATGTTACAGTACGAAATAGATATACCGCTGTACAGACTGATTGAAATGATAGGAGAAAAGGGCGCAGTAGAAAGCTACAAAGCCTGTTCAAAATCTATAGATACGATCGAAAAAATAGTGAAGGAAATAAAATCCCGGTCTGGTTTTAAAAGAAAACAGTCTCTTTACTTTGCAGCAAAAAAGAAAGATGTAAGGTGGCTTCAGAAAGAATACGAAGTAAGAAAGAAAAACGGCTTTGATGTCACTTGGATTGATCCTGACGAGATAGAAGAAAGATTCAGTTTTCAAAATACGCATGGTGCTATTTTATCGAAACAGGGTGCAAGCATCGATGCTTTCAAATTTTCACACGAACTTCTTAGGTTCAGTCTCAGTAAAGGTCTCAAAATTTTTGATAAAACAGAAATGAGATCGGTAAAATATCTTAAAGATCACAACTTGGCGCTCACCAAAGATGGTTTCAATATAAAAGCAAAGAAAATTATCTATTGTGTTGGTTATGAAAGTACTAACTTCATCAAAGAAAAATTTGTAAATCTCAAAAGCACTTTTGCAATGGTATCTGAGATCGATAAGCATACCTTTAAAAATATGGAGCAAACCTTAGTTTGGAATACAGACCATCCTTACGTATATATGCGGTCTACCGATGATGAGAGACTGTTGATCGGTGGAGGAGACGAAGATTTTGTTGATCCTGAAAAACGAGACTCGATGCTCGACAAGAAAGAAAAAGAAATTCTGAAAAATCTTAAAAGGATAAAACCCGATTATCATTTTTATACAGATTTTATCTGGGCAGGAACTTTCGGCGAAACAAAAGACGCGTTACCATATATCGGTGAGCACGAGAATTTTAAAAACTCATATTTTGTTTTGGGGTTTGGAGGAAACGGCATTACTTTTTCTGTGACAGGAATGGAAATGGCATCTGCGTATATGAAAAATAAAAAGCATAAACTCTCCGAATATTTTAAATTTGGCAGATAGTTTACTTTAAAATTCTAAATCAAAATGTTTCAAGATTCAGCATTTGCCGAATCTTGAAACAAAAAATAATAAACTAAGTATTTTCAATATTGACTTCGTTCTACAAACTGTAACCATTTTTTAAACCAATCTCAAGGATAGATTTCTCGATTGCTTTTCCTAAATCGTCTCCTTCAGCATTTCCACGCTTTTTTAATTCGGAGTCTATAAAACTTTGTCTTTGCTTGGCGAGGATTTCAATTTCTTTTTGAATTTTATCACGTTCTGCAGATTTTTGGCTGACAATTTTATTGATTTCTTCTTTGCTTTTACCTTTTAATTCAGAAGGTAACTCTTCTTCTCTTATAGACGAAATGTAACTTTTATCTTTTTCAGCTTTATCCACCAAATCCCAATGATCATTTTTGTAAGCATTTTTCTTAGACTTACTTACGGTACGTTCTACAGCAATGGAAGCAGATTGCATTTCAGCATTAGAATCCTGTGTTGTCTGTTTACTTTTCATTTCAGAACCACGGCTTCCGTAGGAGATGTAGGTGTCATTCAGCTGAGAATTAAACTGAGATATTTTCACATCATAAGGTGTTGCAATATCAATTACTTTTCGGTCGCTGTCGATGTTGAAAAATTTTCCGTCACCAAGACTTGCTCCGTTTTGCCAGAAAGTTTGAATTCCCTCATCCCGACTTCCGCAAAAAATGGTATTCGTATAAATATTTTTCGCTTTAGCTTTAGCAATCACATCTCTATAATTAATCTTTCCCTGGTCAAATGGTTCATTTCCAGCAATATAAATCAGTTTCATGCTCTTTTCGTTTCCGTCCCAATTCAGATTCGTTGATGCTTCACGAATCACAGCTCCGCAATATTCGTTTCCGCCATTGGTTCTGAGGGCAAAAAGTTTTTCTGAAACCAGATCTAAATCTTGAGTCAATGCCGTGACTTGTCGGATATAATTTTCATCTTTCAAACCGTCATTTCCGTATTCATATAGAGCAATTTCTATTTGTGGAGCTTGTCCGTTGTACTTTAAAGTGGTTAAAGTATTGACGATATTCCAAAGTCTTGATTTTGCCTGATCGATCAGTCCATCCATACTGTTTGAGGTATCCAAGAGCAACGCAACCTGTATTTTATTATCTTTTGAAACTGTAAATTGTGGTTCGGCAGCAATATTACCTTTCACCACTTCTCTGTCATGGGTTTTGTTGCTGCAACGGATGTCTGAGATTTTTCCTGCACTTAAAAAAGCTGCTACACTTGCGGTAAATGTTAAAAATTTGAGCGTATTCATAATGATTTTTTTAAGGATTAAATTTTAAAGAATTTCGTATTTTGTTTTGATGCTGTATTTCAGTTTTATGTTTTCAATATTATCAAAAGAATAATCTACAGTTGCATCGGCAGTTTCCATTTGTACATTCGCTAATCTGCTTTTGAAAGCCATAGGTAGTACAGAATCACTCATATAATCTTCTATTTCTACAATTTCCATCGGTGTTCCTGTTTTTTTATTAATGCTTTCCAACAGGTAATCTGCCTTTTCTTTGGCTGCTTTCAGAGCGTTTATCTTCACTGTTTTTCTGAAGTCTGCAATTTTTGTATTCTTGATTTCAGCAATATTCAGATTGATTACCCATTTTTGATTCAAATCTTCAAATATTTTACTCATATTAGTTTCTGCATTCACTTTAAACTGAAAACTCTTGGTAAATTTTTGTGTTTTAGAATAAATATTTTGATACATTGATTTGAATTTTATATCCTCATTCTTCACTCCATTGTTTTTCAAATTTTCAAATAAGAGTTTTTCATTTTCAGCAAGCTGATTTTTGTTGTCAGCTTTTATCCCGATGTTGAAGATGATTTCATCCGGTTCTACTTCCATTTCGGCAACTCCTGTCACCTCAATTACATTTTTTTTGATTTCCTGCGCATTTATCAGACTTCCTAAAGTAAATATTCCGATAAATAAAAAATGTTTCAATTTCATAATGTTTTGTTTTAAATTCTAAAGTAAAATTAGCTTGATTTTAAACTAAGAAAGAGGCAACTTGGTGAATTTGGCTTTTGACTTGGTGAAGGTTTACTTATTAGATTTAGGAATATTCAAATCTCTCATTTCACCATTCGGTGTTATCAAAATATAGGATTTGTTATCTCTGTTTTCACTTTTTTTCTCTTTGGTAATGAGTAATTTCACTTCATACATTACTTGAATTACAGGTTTTAAAATGGTGGGATTTATCACAAAATCAAATTCTTTATCTAAAACAGGTTGATAATATAATGTAGTAGATTTATTCGCCTGATTAATGTTGGCTAATCTCGACAAAGCTAAGGTTGAGCTATTGTGTGCTTCATAAGATTTGTACATTTCGGTTGGAAGTTTTATTTGAAATCCTTCGTTGATTGTTTTTTCGCTATTAGCAAAAGTTTCTCCAAGTAAAGATTCGTAGGATTTTACTTTTTCCTGAAGCGAAATTTTAGCTTTATTCGCCAATTCTTTTTTAATTAATTCAAGATTGTTTGCGAAATAATCAACCCTCACTAAATCATATATTTCATTTTTTGCTAAAATTTTGATTAATTCGTTGAGTTGAGAAGGGTCAGAAAACTTGACATGCAGATTTTTTTTGAGTTCAAAACCTGTCGGAACTTCGTTGTATGTTTTTTTGCTAAAAATCTTTTTTTCTACAGCATATTGATAAACCGGAACAAACGAGACCATATCAATATAAGTTTCAATTCCTTTATTAATTTTTATTTCGGTTATTGATGAATTTAGACGTTTGTCCATCAGTGAATTAACTTCTTCTGAGGTCTCTGCAACTTGTGTAAGGCTAAAAATAGCCACGTATTTATCTGCTGTTACGTTTGCCATTCCTTTGATGTTGATGACAATATTATTTGGTGTGGGAAGATTAATATTGATATTGTTTTCTGCGTAACGTACTTGGTTTTGATAATTTATATTCCCGGAAAACTGTGCAAAACTCAATTGAAATGCTAAAACCGATGCAAGACATAAAATATTTTTCATGATGATTAATTTTAAATTATGTTGCAAACTTAATCGCCAGAAAAGTCTTGAAACGGCAGATTTGGTAAACCACAGTTTTCACTTGGTGAACACAAAAAAAAAGACAACTCTGAAAGAATTGTCCTTAAATTTTTATATGAAAATAAATGTTTACGGGATAAAATAAACCTTTGAAATTTTCCCATCTTTAATTTCATAAATAGCAGAAGCAACTACTTTTTCACCCTTTTTCATCCCGGAAATACTTTCCTGATCTATGACGAAATTACCATTTACGATTCTGTTTTTAATTTCACAATGTAACTCGGGAAGGTCTTTAAACATACTCGAATAATCTTTTCGCATCGCTTCTTTTCCTTTGCTGATTAATTGATTGGGAAACATGTATAATTCAACATCTTCAGCATAAGGTTTTAAAAAAGCATCAATATTTCTGGCATTGTAGCCTTCAACTTGTTCCTGAACCAAAGCTTCAACAACAGTTTTCTTTTCTTGAGCAAATGAATGATTTATTGAAAAACAGATAAGTAGGAATAAACAAATTTTTGATTTCATGATTTTAAGTTTTAATATATTCAAAGTTAATCAATGAATTTAATTTGAAGAAGATTATATTCTCATTAAATACATTGTTTATTCAAAACTTCTCATATTTCTATAACGTATAAGGGCTTATTGTAGACTTGGTAAACCACAGTTTTCACTTGGTGAATAGTTTTTGGAAGAAGTATATATATGTATATCTTTGTTTTATGAATTTGATTCGGTTTTTTGCGTTTATTTTTATCCTTTTTGTGAATAGCATTTATTCGCAAAGTAAAGCAACGCAGGAAGTTGTTGCCGAAACTTCAAAACTTAGAAAAGCGGTAGATACTAAAAATGAAGCTGCTGAAGCCGAGTCGTACTACAATATTGGAGAGACTTTTTATAACAACGGCAACTTCCCGAAAAGTGAAGAGTATTTTATTAAATCTAAAAATATTTACGAGAAACTAAACGATAAACAAAATCTTGAAAAGGTAACGAGAAAGCTGGCGCAGTCGCAGGAAAATCAGAATAAACTCAAATCGGCACTTACCAATTATGAATCTGCTTCAAAAGTTGGCTATACCCAAAGCAGCAGAGCTATCAACTCTAATGATGTTTCCAGATTGGCAACACCTTCCGCAGCAAAAAAGACTGAGGCTATTCAGAATAATATAAAAATCAGCGAAAAAGATAATAACAAAGAAGATCTTGCGGCAAGCTACAGCCAAATGGCAGACGTTAATATAGAGCAGAATAACATTCCAAAAGCAGAAGAAAATCTTAATAATGCTTACAAAATATCTGTGAAAGAAGCTCCGCAACAAGCATTGGCAATCAATCAAAAACTCACTGATTTTTATATTGATAACAAAAATTTTGATAAAGCGATTGAAGCTAAAAAGGAAATATTAAAAGAAGATTTCGTTAAGGATAATTCTCAGAAAAAAGTAGAGCAAATTCAGGAACTTGCAGATATTTACATCAAAAAAAATGATCCTGAAGGAGCCATTGTTTTACTGAAAAATGCATACGATATCGCTCTCAACAAAGGTCATACTCTAGAAGCCCAAAAAAGCGTACAAAAACTAGACAGCCTGTATACAATCTCTGAAAATACCGAAGCTTCCGTACGATTGTACCGTGATTTTTTAGGTAAAATTCCCGATCTGGTTTCCAAAGACCGAAGTCTGGTAGACAATAAAATTCTGGAAGATACCGAACAGAGAATTTCGCAGCTGGAAAGGGAAAAAAAACTGAAAGATGAGCTTATCCGTAAGAAAAATATCTTTAATTACAGTTTAATATTTGCCGTTTTCGTTCTCGTAGGAATGATGTTTTTTATTATCAGGACATTAAAGAAAGTTCAGATTAAAAATAAAAAAATTGCACTTCAATCGTTGAGACGAGAAATGAATCCCCATTTTATTTTCAATAGTTTAAATTCTGTAAATCAATTTATTGCAACTAATAATGAATTGGAAGCGAATCAATATCTAACTAAATTTTCAAAATTAATGCGTGGCGTCATGGAAAATTCTGCCGAAGATTTTATTCCGTTTCAGCAGGAAATAGATTTACTTCAGAATTATCTGGCGCTAGAAAAAACACGTTTTGCAGATAAATTTGATTATGAAATTATCGTCGACGAAGATGTAAACCAACAGAATCTACAAATTCCAGGAATGATGATTCAGCCTTTTTTAGAAAATGCAATTTGGCACGGTTTGCGGTACAAAACTGAAAAAGGATTTCTGAAACTCAGTTTTAAAAAAGAAAATCAGCAGTTAAAAATAGAGATAAAAGATAACGGTATTGGTATCGAAGACAGCAAAAAGCAGAAAACCATGCATCAGAAAAACAGAGAAGGTAGAGGGATGAAAAACACGCTTGAAAGAATACGTCTTCTCAATGATTTGTACAGAAAAAATATCGTTTGCTCTGTAAAAGACTCTCCGGATGGAGTTCTCGTTCAAATTTTAATGAATTTTTAAAAGTAAAACATGATCATTAATCTAAACCTGAAAACATGAAAATAAAATCTGTCATTATAGACGATGAAAAAATTGCAAGGGATGTTCTCAGGAATTATCTCACAAAATATTGTCCACAGATTGAGATTTTGGGTGAAGCAGAAAACATAAAACAAGCCGTACCTTTAATCGAGGAAAAAAAACCGCAACTGCTTTTTCTGGATGTAGAAATGCCTTTCGGAAATGCGTTTGATGTGCTAGAAGCAACAAGTGAATTTTCTTACGAAACTATTTTTGTCACTGCGTTTTCGCAATATTCTCTTCAGGCTTTAAACAAATCTGCAAGCTATTATATTTTGAAACCAATAGATATTCAGGAACTTATACTGGCGGTAAATAAAGTTGCAGAAAGTTTGGAAAAGAATGAAGACATCAACCGAACCAAAATTTTACTGGAAAATTTAAAGTTAAAACCGGAAAAACAACAATTGATTTTGCCAACTCTTCAGGGTTTTGATGTTGTAAAAACAGAAGATATTGTAAGACTTCAGGCAGATGGAAATTTCACGCAGGTCTATCTCACAGACGGATCGAAAAAGATGGTCTGTAGATTTCTTAAACATTTTGATGATTTGCTGGAAACTCCTTTTGTAAGAGTTCACCGTTCTCATATCATCAACGCCAGTTTTGTAAAGTCATACCATAAAAATGGTACAGCAACTTTATCTGATCATACCGAAATTGAAGTTTCAGGCAGTTTTAAAGATAATTTTCTTAAGGTTTTCTCATAAAGTGAAGCTTAGAAATGACAAGTTTTGATTTCGTAAAAATCTTAATTGTTATATTAAACTACATAGGCATCATTTTTGAATTTTTAATTTAACAATAGTAATTTATTATGAAAACTTTTCAAAAAATAGCCATTCCGCTTTCTTTAGGTATTTTCGGACTACTGGTTCTTAGTTCTTGCTCGGTAGGAATTACAAAAGGCGCAACTGCCGTAAAAAATTTCGATTCTGATAAATATCTGGGTAAATGGTATGAGATTGCACGTTTCGACTATAAATTTGAGAGAAATCTTGACAATGTGACCGCCGATTATTCGCTAAATCCAGACGGAAGCATTAAAGTTCAAAACAGAGGTTACAATTATGTTAAAAAAGAATGGAAAGAATCTATAGGTGAGGCGAAATTTGTGAATGAAAAAACGGAAGCAAGACTGAAAGTGTCGTTTTTTAAACCGATCTGGGCAGGTTATAATGTAATTGATATTGATGATAATTATCAAAATGCATTAGTGGTAGGGAACAGTACAAAATACATTTGGATCTTGTCGAGAAACAAAGAAATTCCAAAAAGCATCAGAGAAAGATTTTTAGCAAAAGCTCAGAAATTGGGTTATAAAACAGAAGATCTGATTTGGGTAAAACATAATTAATCATCATTGCGAATAATGAAATGAATATTCAAACCTAACAGATGTCTAAGATTTGTTAGGTTTTTTTTTGTCCAAATCTTAATTCAAATTTTTATATTCTTTCCATTCCTGAAAACGATGATCAATTATTTGTTTCATCACATCATAATTTTCATAAGTATCTTCAATATGATAAAATGTTTCATACTCATAATCGTTTTCCTCGGCGATGCTGTCAAAAATATTAATGTAATCTGTAGCAAATGAACTGAATTTATCACTGAAATCTGTCTCGTCTACGTAATAATCTTTTGCAAAAGCATTTCCCATTTCGATGAGATCATACTCGGAAAATTTTCCGTCTAATGCATCAATGACAAAATCGGCTCCGGTTATTTCGCGTCTCTTGAGGCTTTCACATTCATTTTGGTGGTCTTCCATTAATTCTTCAGAGTGAAAATTATTAGTAACGCACCAATTAATAAACATTCCTGTGTGGGTTGCTCCATTTTTTTTGTCTAATTCTGCGGGAAAATCTCCGCTGTAATGCCATGACGCATCATCATATTTTGTCATACTATTCTAGATAATTTCTGCCAGTTGAAACCAAAGATAATAAAATTCATTTTCTTTTGTTCACTACATAGATTTTCACGTCATTTGTAATGAAATTTTTTCAAATTTAAACTATGCAAAATGCAGTCCTTATAACCATTGGTGACGAGATTTTATCAGGAAATACCGTTGATACCAATTCGAATTTTATTGCTACCGAACTCAAAAACATAGGAGTTAAAGTCGTTCAGATTTTCACTATTTCAGATGATATTGAAACTATTAAAAATACCTTAAAATCTGCCTTTGAAATCGGAGATTTAGTCATCACAACCGGAGGTTTGGGGCCAACGAGAGATGATAAAACAAAGAAAGCACTTGCTGAATTTTTTCATGATGAAATTGCTTTGGATGAAGTCACTTTCGAACATTTGAAAGGTTATATGGAAAGGCGTGGACGAACAGAAATTTTAGAAAGAAACCGCGAACAGGCTTTTGTGCCTACAA
It contains:
- a CDS encoding vWA domain-containing protein, with product MNTLKFLTFTASVAAFLSAGKISDIRCSNKTHDREVVKGNIAAEPQFTVSKDNKIQVALLLDTSNSMDGLIDQAKSRLWNIVNTLTTLKYNGQAPQIEIALYEYGNDGLKDENYIRQVTALTQDLDLVSEKLFALRTNGGNEYCGAVIREASTNLNWDGNEKSMKLIYIAGNEPFDQGKINYRDVIAKAKAKNIYTNTIFCGSRDEGIQTFWQNGASLGDGKFFNIDSDRKVIDIATPYDVKISQFNSQLNDTYISYGSRGSEMKSKQTTQDSNAEMQSASIAVERTVSKSKKNAYKNDHWDLVDKAEKDKSYISSIREEELPSELKGKSKEEINKIVSQKSAERDKIQKEIEILAKQRQSFIDSELKKRGNAEGDDLGKAIEKSILEIGLKNGYSL
- a CDS encoding SIMPL domain-containing protein, which translates into the protein MKLKHFLFIGIFTLGSLINAQEIKKNVIEVTGVAEMEVEPDEIIFNIGIKADNKNQLAENEKLLFENLKNNGVKNEDIKFKSMYQNIYSKTQKFTKSFQFKVNAETNMSKIFEDLNQKWVINLNIAEIKNTKIADFRKTVKINALKAAKEKADYLLESINKKTGTPMEIVEIEDYMSDSVLPMAFKSRLANVQMETADATVDYSFDNIENIKLKYSIKTKYEIL
- a CDS encoding SIMPL domain-containing protein, with translation MKNILCLASVLAFQLSFAQFSGNINYQNQVRYAENNININLPTPNNIVINIKGMANVTADKYVAIFSLTQVAETSEEVNSLMDKRLNSSITEIKINKGIETYIDMVSFVPVYQYAVEKKIFSKKTYNEVPTGFELKKNLHVKFSDPSQLNELIKILAKNEIYDLVRVDYFANNLELIKKELANKAKISLQEKVKSYESLLGETFANSEKTINEGFQIKLPTEMYKSYEAHNSSTLALSRLANINQANKSTTLYYQPVLDKEFDFVINPTILKPVIQVMYEVKLLITKEKKSENRDNKSYILITPNGEMRDLNIPKSNK
- a CDS encoding nuclear transport factor 2 family protein, with amino-acid sequence MKSKICLFLLICFSINHSFAQEKKTVVEALVQEQVEGYNARNIDAFLKPYAEDVELYMFPNQLISKGKEAMRKDYSSMFKDLPELHCEIKNRIVNGNFVIDQESISGMKKGEKVVASAIYEIKDGKISKVYFIP
- a CDS encoding tetratricopeptide repeat-containing sensor histidine kinase; protein product: MNSIYSQSKATQEVVAETSKLRKAVDTKNEAAEAESYYNIGETFYNNGNFPKSEEYFIKSKNIYEKLNDKQNLEKVTRKLAQSQENQNKLKSALTNYESASKVGYTQSSRAINSNDVSRLATPSAAKKTEAIQNNIKISEKDNNKEDLAASYSQMADVNIEQNNIPKAEENLNNAYKISVKEAPQQALAINQKLTDFYIDNKNFDKAIEAKKEILKEDFVKDNSQKKVEQIQELADIYIKKNDPEGAIVLLKNAYDIALNKGHTLEAQKSVQKLDSLYTISENTEASVRLYRDFLGKIPDLVSKDRSLVDNKILEDTEQRISQLEREKKLKDELIRKKNIFNYSLIFAVFVLVGMMFFIIRTLKKVQIKNKKIALQSLRREMNPHFIFNSLNSVNQFIATNNELEANQYLTKFSKLMRGVMENSAEDFIPFQQEIDLLQNYLALEKTRFADKFDYEIIVDEDVNQQNLQIPGMMIQPFLENAIWHGLRYKTEKGFLKLSFKKENQQLKIEIKDNGIGIEDSKKQKTMHQKNREGRGMKNTLERIRLLNDLYRKNIVCSVKDSPDGVLVQILMNF
- a CDS encoding LytR/AlgR family response regulator transcription factor; protein product: MKIKSVIIDDEKIARDVLRNYLTKYCPQIEILGEAENIKQAVPLIEEKKPQLLFLDVEMPFGNAFDVLEATSEFSYETIFVTAFSQYSLQALNKSASYYILKPIDIQELILAVNKVAESLEKNEDINRTKILLENLKLKPEKQQLILPTLQGFDVVKTEDIVRLQADGNFTQVYLTDGSKKMVCRFLKHFDDLLETPFVRVHRSHIINASFVKSYHKNGTATLSDHTEIEVSGSFKDNFLKVFS